AAGCCCATACTATTCAGTATTATTCATATTAAAAGTAGATAGGTATATAATCTTTTATCAAGTTAATAAAGCTGTAAACCATATTGGACACTATTTGATTTTATGATGTGATGCATCTATACATTCTAACCTAATATTTTTACAAAAGATATAATTCCAAGAGAGTATTCTATATAAAAAAAACTTAAACAACATCATACACTCTTTTAACATACAATATGCCACCCTTTACAACTAACTTTTTATATAACCTTAAATTAATTACATCTTTGACATCCCAAATCTTACCAAACCAAGCCTTAACCAATGGCAAAAGCCCTTTCAAAATTGAAAGGGCTTTTTATTTTAATAACAATAAAGTTTTTTAATTTTTCTTCTGAGCTTCTGCTTGTTCCATCATTTCACGCATTTTCTTTTGGAACTTGTTTTCCTTCTTAGGTTTCTTCTTGTTCTCCTGTATCTGGGCATGAATTTTATCATTATCGAGAATAACATTCTTAATAACCAGCATGATACCGATAGTAATGGTATTAGAAACAAAGTAGTACAAACTCAATCCACTCGCATAATTATTGAAGAAAATCAACATCATGAAAGGCATTAGGTACATGATGAACTTCATGTTAGGCATACCTGGTTGTGTTGGCATGTTCTGACCTGTTGTCATCATCATATAAAAGAATATAGCGATAGATGCTAATATTGGAAACAAACTAACGTGATCACCATAGAAAGGAATAGAGAATCCTTCTGGGAACTGATAAACCGTATCAAAAGAAGAAAGGTCATCTGCCCATAAGAATGATTTCTGACGTAATGCAAATGATGTTGGGAAAAACATGAAAAGTGCATAAAAAATAGGCATTTGTATTACCGCAGGTATACAACCACTCATGGGACTCACACCAGCCTTACCATATAGCTTCATGGTTTCTTGCTGCTTCTTCATAGCATTGTCTTTATACTTCTCCCCCAACTCTGTGATTTCAGGTTTTAATACCTTCATCTTCGCTTGAGATAAATACGACTTATAGGTTACAGGTGACATTGCCAAACGAACTAAAATCGTCATTATAATTATAGCAATACCATAAGGAAAATATGTACTAATTAAAGAGTAGAAAGGTGTAAATACATAACGGTTGATCCAACCGAAAATACCCCATCCAAAAGGAATGGAATCAACCAGACCTAAATCTTCATACTGAGATAATGTATCTACATCTGTAGGACCAAAATACCAATGTAAATCTTTGGAGATTTCTCCGCCTTCCAATTCTACCGGTAGTGCAGATGCATATTCTTTTGTAAAGCCAAAAGTTCTACTTTCTTCTTCTACTAAATTAACAGAAGTTAAATCTCCGCTTTTAAAAGGCTGATCTGCTGCTAGAATACTACTAAAGAAATGCTGTCTGTAAGAAATCCACTTTACATCCTCTTCAGTCTCTTCATCATCGCTACCCTCAGAAAGCTTACTTATTTTACCATCTTCATGATTATAAGTTAAACGTGTATAACGATTTTCGTACTCAATACTTTTAGAATGACGTATACCCTTTAATTTCCAATCTAATTTAACTGGCTTGCTAGAGCTTATTACATTATCCAAACCTTTAGATTTAATAGTAAAATCTACCAAATAATCGTTCGGCTTAATAACATATCTATATTCCAGATATTGATTGCTAGATGTCTTTGCTTTCAATGATAATACCTTATTACCATTGTCATCTGTCATTGTAGGCTCAAAATATAAATCTTGAGTATTCAATGTTCTATTATCAGAAGTGGCGAAATCTAACCCGAAAGAGGCATTACCATCTTTCACCAAATAAACTGGTACAGAATCATAAGTAACAAATTGTTTCATTTTCGCTTCTACAATCTGCCCACCTTTATTACTGATCTTTAATAAAAGAACATCATTCTCTAAGGTAGTTATGTCATTAGAAGGTTTTGTAAAACCAAAAGCACCAAGTTTACCTTGGTAATTGGCAACTGCAGTTGAATCTTGTAAATCTAACTGTGGTACATCATTAATAACAGTTTCTGTTTCTGAATTTTCTGATGCTTTTACAGCCTCTACTTGTTCTTGCTTTGCCTTTTCTGCCTCTAACTCTTCTGGAGTTGGTTGGTTTTGGTAAAACATGAAGATGAGTATTCCAAAAATAAGCACGAAGCCAATTATGGATTGTACATCAAATTTCTTTTCTTCCATGTGGTATTTCTAATTAATTGGGAATATTTTGAATTTTTAAGAAAGCAAATATATGTCCAAATATGGTGTTTATGCCAATGTGGCATTAGTTTGTGCCTTTTTGTGCCCTAAAGCAGCCTTAACGAAGCCCACAAATAATGGATGCGGATTAGCTACAGTACTCTTATACTCTGGGTGATACTGCACGCCAATAAACCATGGATGGTCTTTTGCCTCTACAATTTCAACCAAATTAGTCTCTTTATTGAAACCTGTTGCCATAAGACCCGCATTCTCTAATTGCTCTAAATAAGCATTATTAAATTCATATCTATGACGATGACGCTCAGATATTT
Above is a window of Maribacter aquivivus DNA encoding:
- the yidC gene encoding membrane protein insertase YidC produces the protein MEEKKFDVQSIIGFVLIFGILIFMFYQNQPTPEELEAEKAKQEQVEAVKASENSETETVINDVPQLDLQDSTAVANYQGKLGAFGFTKPSNDITTLENDVLLLKISNKGGQIVEAKMKQFVTYDSVPVYLVKDGNASFGLDFATSDNRTLNTQDLYFEPTMTDDNGNKVLSLKAKTSSNQYLEYRYVIKPNDYLVDFTIKSKGLDNVISSSKPVKLDWKLKGIRHSKSIEYENRYTRLTYNHEDGKISKLSEGSDDEETEEDVKWISYRQHFFSSILAADQPFKSGDLTSVNLVEEESRTFGFTKEYASALPVELEGGEISKDLHWYFGPTDVDTLSQYEDLGLVDSIPFGWGIFGWINRYVFTPFYSLISTYFPYGIAIIIMTILVRLAMSPVTYKSYLSQAKMKVLKPEITELGEKYKDNAMKKQQETMKLYGKAGVSPMSGCIPAVIQMPIFYALFMFFPTSFALRQKSFLWADDLSSFDTVYQFPEGFSIPFYGDHVSLFPILASIAIFFYMMMTTGQNMPTQPGMPNMKFIMYLMPFMMLIFFNNYASGLSLYYFVSNTITIGIMLVIKNVILDNDKIHAQIQENKKKPKKENKFQKKMREMMEQAEAQKKN